A genomic segment from Glycine max cultivar Williams 82 chromosome 1, Glycine_max_v4.0, whole genome shotgun sequence encodes:
- the LOC100789799 gene encoding arginase 1, mitochondrial, giving the protein MSIISRRGICYMPRLDAAKVSAALLEKGQNRVIDASLTLIRERAKLKGELVRALGGAKATSTLLGVPLGHNSSFLQGPAFAPPRIREAIWCGSTNSTTEEGKELQDARVLTDVGDVPIQEIRDCGVDDHRLMNVIGESVKLVMEEDPLRPLVLGGDHSISFPVIRAVSEKHGGPVDVLHLDAHPDNYDAFEGNIYSHASSFARVMEGDYVRRLLQVGIRSITAEGRAQAKKFGVEQYEMRTFSRDRHFLENLKLGEGVKGVYISIDVDCLDPAFAPGVSHIEPGGLSFRDVLNILHNLQGDVIAGDVVELNPQRDTVDGMTAMVAAKLVRELAAKISK; this is encoded by the exons ATGTCGATTATATCACGCAGAGGCATCTGTTACATGCCAAGACTAGATGCAGCAAAAGTATCTGCTGCTTTGCTAGAGAAAGGCCAAAATCGTGTCATAGATGCTTCACTTACACTTATTCGAGAAAGAGCAAAGCTTAAG GGAGAACTTGTGCGTGCTTTGGGAGGTGCTAAAGCAACTTCAACTCTTCTTGGAGTTCCTTTGGGACATAATTCATCGTTCCTTCAAGGGCCTGCATTTGCACCTCCTCGCATTAGGGAGGCCATTTGGTGTGGTAGCACAAACTCAACAACTGAAGAAG GCAAGGAATTACAAGATGCACGAGTGCTAACTGATGTTGGTGATGTTCCTATCCAAGAAATTCGAGATTGTGGGGTAGATGATCATAGATTAATGAATGTAATTGGTGAATCTGTAAAGTTAGTGATGGAGGAG GATCCATTACGTCCATTAGTTTTAGGCGGTGATCACTCAATATCATTTCCAGTTATCAGAGCTGTCTCTGAGAAGCATGGAGGACCAGTTGATGTTCTTCATCTTGATGCGCATCCTGATAACTATGATGCCTTTGAAGGAAACATTTATTCACATGCTTCTTCTTTTGCTCGAGTCATGGAGGGTGACTATGTTCGACGTCTCTTGCAG GTCGGTATAAGATCAATAACAGCTGAAGGGCGTGCACAAGCCAAAAAATTTGGTGTTGAGCAATATGAAATGCGAACATTTTCAAGAGATCGCCACTTTTTAGAGAACCTG AAACTAGGGGAAGGTGTTAAAGGTGTATATATCTCAATAGATGTGGATTGTCTCGATCCCGCCTTTGCTCCAGGAGTGTCTCACATAGAGCCAGGAGGTCTTTCTTTTCGTGATGTTCTCAACATCCTGCACAATCTTCAAGGTGATGTTATTGCTGGAGATGTGGTCGAATTAAACCCACAACGTGACACCGTTGATGGAATGACTGCCATGGTAGCTGCTAAGCTGGTCCGAGAACTGGCTGCAAAGATTTCTAAATGA
- the LOC102660456 gene encoding uncharacterized protein, with amino-acid sequence MIILSYNSRGLGRGIKWAAIRRLNLKHKVDLVCIQETKKERFDKIICQSIWGDSTVSWDNIPSVQASGGLLYKWNNLTFEVERRVKGRNFLMLEGRWVKENQRLYIVNVYAPCDLAGKRALWDELRQLKVSNPNGLWCFLGDFNSIRSQEERIGSSQRIAGTFDISDFNDWIFEMELQEIKCFGSRLTWFRPNGSVKSRLDRFLVSDQWISLWPDSFQHVLHRDFSDHCPIILKTRMVDWGPKPFRVVDWWLNQKGYQRMVKEAWIRDQQGGWGGIVLKNKLRNLRYSIKQWSKDNGDINANKNQNLRQKLYDLETIASDRILSEDEVKAKKSIQQDLWDASNAYESLLRQKSRAKWIKEGDSNSAYFHKVINFRRNYNASQGLLIDGV; translated from the coding sequence ATGATTATTCTTTCTTATAATTCAAGAGGTTTGGGCAGGGGGATTAAGTGGGCTGCCATTAGGAGGCTCAATTTAAAACACAAGGTGGATCTTGTGTGcattcaagaaacaaaaaaggaacGTTTTGATAAGATCATCTGTCAGTCTATATGGGGGGACTCTACTGTCTCTTGGGATAATATCCCCTCAGTCCAGGCATCTGGCGGTTTGCTCTACAAGTGGAATAACTTAACTTTCGAGGTGGAAAGAAGGGTCAAAGGTAGAAACTTCTTAATGCTGGAGGGGAGATGGGTGAAAGAAAATCAGAGGCTGTACATAGTTAATGTTTATGCCCCTTGTGATCTAGCTGGGAAAAGAGCCTTGTGGGATGAGTTGAGGCAGTTGAAGGTTTCTAATCCTAATGGTTTATGGTGTTTCCTAGGGGATTTTAACAGCATCAGGAGTCAGGAGGAAAGAATTGGCTCATCCCAAAGGATTGCTGGCACTTTTGACATCTCAGATTTCAATGATTGGATATTTGAGATGGAGCTTCAGGAAATTAAGTGCTTTGGTAGCAGGCTTACTTGGTTTAGGCCCAATGGTAGTGTGAAGAGCAGACTTGATAGATTTCTGGTTTCAGATCAATGGATATCTCTATGGCCTGATAGCTTTCAGCATGTCCTTCATAGGGATTTCTCAGATCATTGTCCAATCATCTTGAAAACAAGGATGGTGGACTGGGGTCCTAAGCCTTTTCGGGTTGTGGACTGGTGGCTCAATCAAAAAGGGTACCAAAGAATGGTGAAGGAGGCTTGGATCAGAGATCAACAGGGTGGTTGGGGGGGAATTGTTCTTAAAAACAAATTGAGGAACCTAAGATATTCTATAAAACAATGGAGTAAAGACAATGGGGATATTAATGCCAACAAGAATCAGAATTTGAGGCAGAAGTTATATGATTTGGAAACCATAGCATCTGATAGAATTTTGTCCGAAGATGAGGTTAAGGCCAAGAAATCCATCCAACAAGACCTGTGGGATGCTTCAAATGCCTATGAATCTCTGTTGAGACAGAAATCTAGGGCTAAGTGGATCAAGGAAGGTGATAGCAACTCAGCATACTTTCACAAAGTTATAAATTTCAGAAGAAACTACAATGCTTCTCAGGGACTCCTCATTGATGGTGTATAG
- the LOC113002409 gene encoding pentatricopeptide repeat-containing protein At2g22410, mitochondrial — MFVNKVRFRYPLKIPFLSVLCCLHARSLPPYVKAINWNTSHNFVQNNPLLSLLERCKSLDQLKQIQAQTVLTGLVNDGFAMSCLVAFCALLESGYVESEDLEGAGLLYKRMLRCGVLKPDNLTYPLLIKDCSCPSMNCVGFTVLGHVLRLGFEFDIFVHNASITMLLLYVELEAAYDVFNKGCVRDLVTWNAMITGCVRRGLANEAKKLYREMEAEKVKPNEITMIGIVSACSQLQDLNLGREFHDYLKEHGLELTIPLNNSLIDMHLKCGDLLAAWILFLGVAPELLHTIPEKSVVPWNAIISGCVQAKNGKDTFDLFNEMQIRKIDPDNVTSTV, encoded by the exons ATGTTTGTCAATAAAGTCAGATTCAGATACCCTTTAAAAATCCCATTTTTAAGTGTCCTTTGTTGTTTACATGCTCGTTCCTTGCCTCCTTATGTGAAAGCCATCAATTGGAACACCTCCCACAACTTTGTTCAAAACAACCCCCTCCTTTCTCTCTTGGAAAGGTGCAAGTCATTGGACCAGTTAAAGCAAATCCAGGCTCAGACGGTCTTGACTGGCTTGGTTAACGATGGCTTTGCCATGAGTTGTCTTGTTGCATTCTGTGCTTTATTGGAGTC GGGATACGTGGAAAGCGAGGACTTGGAAGGAGCTGGTCTGTTGTACAAGAGGATGTTGCGATGTGGTGTTTTGAAGCCGGATAATCTCACTTACCCTTTGTTGATCAAGGATTGTTCTTGTCCATCTATGAATTGTGTTGGTTTTACAGTACTTGGGCATGTGTTGAGGttgggttttgaatttgatataTTTGTGCACAATGCGTCAATCACTATGCTACTTTTGTATGTAGAATTGGAGGCAGCATACGATGTGTTCAATAAAGGTTGTGTGAGAGACTTGGTAACATGGAATGCGATGATTACTGGGTGTGTTAGAAGAGGACTAGCTAATGAGGCTAAAAAACTCTACCGGGAAATGGAGGCAGAGAAAGTGAAACCAAATGAGATTACAATGATTGGGATTGTCTCTGCTTGTTCTCAATTGCAGGATTTGAATCTTGGCAGGGAGTTTCATGATTATCTCAAAGAACATGGCCTTGAGTTGACAATCCCACTCAATAATTCACTTATAGACATGCATTTGAAGTGTGGAGACCTGTTGGCTGCATGG ATTCTGTTTCTGGGTGTTGCTCCCGAGCTTTTGCATACTATTCCAGAGAAGAGTGTTGTGCCTTGGAATGCAATCATTAGTGGCTGTGTCCAAGCTAAGAATGGTAAAGACACATTCGATCTATTCAATGAAATGCAGATTAGGAAAATAGACCCTGATAACGTGACATCCACAGTCTGA